In Stomatohabitans albus, one genomic interval encodes:
- a CDS encoding Fur family transcriptional regulator, whose translation MSTEHDREMLRANGLRATEPRLAVLAVVRDHQHLMADEVADGVRRRLGSISRQTIYDVLAVLTEAHILRRVIVQGRGSHYEIDADDNHHHVWCWRCGKFEDVSCPVGSAPCLSPSTDTGFRIDVADVVYRGLCPACQDVENNLEKGQ comes from the coding sequence ATGAGCACTGAACACGATCGTGAGATGCTCCGGGCTAATGGGCTTCGGGCAACTGAGCCACGACTGGCGGTACTTGCGGTTGTCCGTGACCATCAACATCTCATGGCTGACGAGGTAGCAGATGGAGTTCGTAGGCGATTGGGTTCAATTAGCAGACAAACTATTTATGACGTTTTGGCCGTGCTGACAGAGGCTCATATATTGCGACGAGTAATCGTCCAAGGGCGCGGCTCCCATTACGAGATAGACGCAGATGACAACCACCATCATGTGTGGTGTTGGCGGTGTGGCAAGTTCGAAGATGTTTCTTGTCCGGTAGGCAGTGCACCTTGCCTGTCACCTTCAACCGATACGGGATTCCGTATCGATGTTGCTGATGTGGTCTATCGGGGGCTGTGCCCGGCTTGTCAAGACGTCGAGAACAACCTTG